From Thalassococcus sp. S3, one genomic window encodes:
- a CDS encoding thymidylate synthase, whose amino-acid sequence MFYASEESLDDLMRAVFRQLLTGRGNFEVESKKGKSTEAFGALLELRNPRARLSRSFSKAKAFSPLGELFWYLAGSDSVDFIKHYIRNYAVMIGDEVKANGAYGPRIFGKDSVGKPDKNSEWDRVMRTLREREGSRNALIQIYDNSDAKPKNGDKPCTCTIQFAVRNQQLLMHTHMRSNDAFFGLPHDIFTFTMMQEIAARELGYGLGRYTHSVASLHLYHDCDATKDHPENRSTSGARSYYAEDLCDFVPMPDMPPGCPWSSIEQVQTAEHAIRHGNTDFRVTPELDPYWRDFVGLFRIHKIFEEVRKSAESSNTEITQLRKVISTMQEISPSYQVYIRDRLERREAPVRDLFEGLNAGIDQ is encoded by the coding sequence GTGTTTTATGCGAGTGAGGAAAGTCTGGACGATCTCATGAGAGCAGTCTTCAGACAGCTGCTTACGGGGCGCGGTAACTTCGAAGTTGAATCCAAAAAAGGTAAGAGTACAGAAGCTTTTGGAGCACTTTTGGAGCTCAGGAATCCTCGGGCTCGTCTAAGTCGCTCGTTTTCGAAGGCCAAGGCTTTCAGTCCGCTTGGCGAGTTGTTCTGGTATCTCGCCGGGAGCGATAGCGTCGACTTTATCAAACACTATATTCGAAACTACGCAGTGATGATTGGAGACGAGGTCAAAGCGAACGGAGCTTACGGCCCAAGAATTTTTGGAAAGGACTCAGTAGGAAAGCCGGATAAGAATAGTGAATGGGATCGCGTGATGCGTACGTTGCGTGAAAGAGAGGGTTCAAGGAACGCTCTAATCCAGATCTATGACAATTCAGATGCCAAGCCAAAAAATGGCGACAAGCCCTGCACCTGCACCATCCAGTTTGCAGTGAGGAACCAACAACTATTGATGCATACTCACATGCGATCCAATGATGCTTTCTTCGGACTTCCGCACGACATCTTCACCTTTACAATGATGCAAGAAATAGCGGCTCGTGAGCTGGGTTACGGTCTGGGCCGGTACACGCATTCCGTTGCCAGCTTGCATCTCTACCACGACTGTGATGCCACTAAGGATCACCCTGAGAATAGATCAACCTCAGGGGCAAGAAGCTACTATGCGGAGGATCTATGTGACTTTGTTCCAATGCCTGACATGCCACCTGGTTGTCCTTGGAGCAGCATAGAACAGGTTCAAACCGCCGAGCATGCGATCCGGCACGGTAACACTGATTTCCGAGTTACGCCTGAACTTGATCCCTATTGGCGCGACTTTGTGGGTTTGTTTAGAATCCATAAGATCTTCGAAGAAGTCAGAAAGAGCGCCGAATCCTCAAACACAGAGATAACACAATTGAGAAAAGTGATTTCCACTATGCAAGAGATCTCTCCTTCGTATCAAGTCTACATCCGCGATAGGTTGGAACGCAGAGAGGCACCAGTGCGTGACCTTTTTGAAGGCCTAAATGCCGGTATTGATCAATGA
- a CDS encoding ImmA/IrrE family metallo-endopeptidase, whose protein sequence is MTSGKVTAVKPIHDAKDHDAAKRAIEKLMIEMSEGNSAVADDIEVLVALVEAYERRNFPVHVPSAIEAIRFRMDQLGLTQRDLVPYIGSTARVSDVMNGSRNLSTDMMRALHEGLGIPYEALMKRSSPSNGDQIDVKVPVLNKLKSIGFNVDKAQVTSFLNRAFGEQITPALNRKTRTPRASGKTDYSSLLMWQAAVLTKARSMSAASFSHDHLSEDFLRSLAKLSLRKDGPMRAIEAFREMGIVVVAVPVLPGTFLDGAAMLLDGKIPVIGLTLRHDRVDNFWFTLIHEACHHYLHFDVLKSPGHAFFDEFDLKSEDRQEMEADQMALRSLIPEECVTSIRNPYASTDDIKSAARCAGVHVSIAAGRWQKRHENYKKFSRLIRRNTLREQLL, encoded by the coding sequence ATGACCTCAGGGAAAGTGACGGCCGTGAAGCCAATTCATGATGCGAAGGATCACGATGCCGCCAAAAGAGCCATTGAGAAACTCATGATCGAGATGTCCGAGGGAAACTCGGCCGTCGCCGATGATATCGAGGTCCTTGTGGCTCTGGTGGAAGCATATGAGCGAAGAAACTTCCCAGTCCATGTTCCGAGCGCAATTGAGGCGATCAGGTTTCGGATGGATCAATTGGGTCTCACGCAAAGAGACCTCGTACCATATATTGGTTCAACCGCGCGCGTTTCTGACGTGATGAATGGATCAAGGAACCTATCAACGGATATGATGCGAGCTCTTCATGAGGGGCTTGGCATACCCTATGAAGCACTAATGAAGAGAAGTTCGCCTTCAAATGGTGATCAGATCGACGTCAAAGTGCCAGTTCTTAACAAGCTCAAGTCTATAGGTTTCAATGTAGACAAAGCACAGGTCACGAGCTTTCTTAATCGAGCTTTCGGCGAACAGATCACACCCGCACTGAATAGAAAAACTCGTACACCCCGAGCTAGCGGCAAAACCGACTATTCTTCACTTCTCATGTGGCAGGCAGCGGTTCTGACCAAGGCTCGCTCAATGTCTGCGGCTTCGTTTTCACATGATCATCTCAGTGAAGACTTTCTCCGATCCCTGGCGAAACTGAGCCTCAGAAAAGATGGCCCCATGAGGGCCATTGAGGCCTTTAGGGAGATGGGGATTGTCGTTGTCGCTGTGCCAGTGCTACCCGGAACATTTTTGGATGGCGCAGCGATGCTTCTCGATGGCAAAATACCAGTTATTGGCTTAACCCTTCGACACGATAGAGTTGACAACTTTTGGTTCACACTAATCCACGAAGCGTGTCACCATTATCTCCATTTCGATGTTTTGAAGTCACCAGGGCATGCATTCTTTGATGAATTCGATTTGAAGTCTGAAGATCGTCAGGAAATGGAAGCCGATCAAATGGCGCTAAGATCACTCATACCTGAAGAATGTGTCACGAGCATTCGCAATCCATATGCGAGTACCGACGACATAAAGTCTGCCGCGCGTTGTGCTGGTGTGCATGTTTCAATCGCTGCCGGCAGATGGCAAAAGAGACATGAAAATTATAAGAAGTTCTCACGATTAATCAGAAGAAATACCCTGAGAGAGCAGTTGCTGTAA
- a CDS encoding multiubiquitin domain-containing protein, producing MPNEQIEIEDLLAAVKAGRKPRDHGPYKVQVGDHDLQFTHVVVDDPTPTGRQIIEGAGYRKAEEHLVFQVLRNGELEELRLEETTDLRPGQVERFLVFRSAESYRFDIDGKRLEWGHKVITGRVLKKLAGVEPAKFAVWQVIPGKDDILVGDTDLISLADAGLEHFFTGVSQTTEGGAA from the coding sequence ATGCCTAATGAGCAAATTGAAATCGAAGATCTTTTGGCCGCCGTGAAGGCTGGCCGCAAACCCCGCGACCACGGACCTTACAAGGTCCAAGTCGGCGACCACGACCTGCAGTTCACACACGTCGTCGTCGACGATCCGACGCCCACCGGCCGTCAGATCATCGAGGGGGCCGGCTACCGCAAGGCCGAGGAACACCTCGTGTTCCAGGTGCTGCGCAACGGTGAACTCGAGGAACTGCGCCTCGAGGAAACCACGGATCTGCGCCCCGGCCAGGTCGAACGCTTCCTGGTCTTCCGGAGCGCGGAATCCTACCGCTTTGACATTGATGGCAAACGCCTCGAGTGGGGCCACAAGGTCATCACCGGGCGCGTGCTCAAGAAGCTGGCCGGGGTCGAACCCGCCAAGTTCGCCGTCTGGCAGGTGATCCCGGGCAAGGATGACATCCTGGTTGGCGACACCGATCTGATCAGCCTCGCGGACGCGGGATTGGAGCACTTTTTCACCGGCGTGTCCCAGACCACGGAAGGGGGTGCGGCATGA
- a CDS encoding E2/UBC family protein → MSLLPRQDRRYLEGRGITVREVIEGGKKGVILTGITLPEGKYQVAQTDILILLPPSYPEVAPDMFYAVPHLKLLAGQREPRCTQVRETHAGQTWQRWSRHNNQWRPGIDGIWTMLKRVEEALEVAA, encoded by the coding sequence ATGAGCCTCCTCCCCCGTCAGGATCGCCGCTACCTTGAGGGTCGCGGCATCACCGTTCGCGAGGTCATCGAAGGCGGAAAGAAGGGCGTGATCCTCACCGGGATCACGTTGCCGGAAGGCAAGTATCAAGTCGCCCAGACGGATATTCTGATCCTGCTGCCGCCCTCGTATCCTGAGGTCGCACCCGACATGTTCTACGCCGTGCCGCATCTCAAGCTCCTTGCCGGCCAGCGTGAGCCCCGCTGCACACAGGTGCGGGAGACCCATGCTGGCCAGACTTGGCAGCGCTGGTCTCGCCACAACAACCAGTGGCGTCCCGGCATTGACGGCATCTGGACCATGCTGAAGCGGGTCGAAGAGGCCCTGGAGGTGGCGGCATGA
- a CDS encoding ThiF family adenylyltransferase, protein MKRSDITLHARHRDKLQALLAHPRGHEGAAYMLLGKSEIAQDPWDLEPRTRYTSYEVIAIPQEDRVDASDKHVTWNTNSFAQLCRRAKEEGLVPAIVHSHPGGFDGFSEQDDRNECDLFTMARNRNGEGTRLVSVVQVGDSLYRARVWEDDMTPLHCHRVTTIGTRIEIQSTDAPPPSETLARQALAFGPEVNGLLKQLSVAVVGCGGTGSPVVQLLARLGVGHILVIDDDVVEHSNLNRLYGATRKDADHAVPKVDVMAREVTMMGLDIEIQSVSGWVDAPDIRDALKSCDIIFGCTDDHSGRLYLNRIAHFYLIPVIDVGLVLMPRDDGEPGLLEMAARVSVLFPTSACHGCRGTVDRVRAREEDLERLDPAEYERQKTEAYVRGAGNPAPAVVTFTSEAATMAVNELLAGLVDFRGSGGWTWQRYRKLDKGFERSQAAQPRSDCPVCGSEEYWGLGDVDPFLDRIG, encoded by the coding sequence ATGAAACGCAGCGATATCACTCTCCATGCCCGTCACCGCGACAAGCTGCAGGCGCTGCTTGCGCACCCCCGTGGGCACGAAGGCGCCGCCTACATGCTGCTCGGCAAGAGCGAGATCGCACAGGATCCCTGGGATCTCGAGCCACGGACCCGTTACACGTCCTACGAGGTCATCGCGATCCCGCAGGAGGACCGCGTCGATGCCAGCGACAAGCATGTCACCTGGAACACGAACTCCTTCGCTCAGCTCTGTCGCCGCGCCAAGGAGGAAGGCTTGGTGCCGGCAATCGTTCATAGTCACCCAGGAGGCTTCGATGGTTTCTCGGAACAAGACGATCGCAACGAGTGCGACCTTTTCACCATGGCCCGCAACCGGAACGGTGAGGGGACACGGCTGGTGAGCGTCGTGCAGGTCGGTGACAGCCTCTACCGGGCGCGGGTCTGGGAAGACGACATGACACCTCTGCACTGTCATCGCGTGACTACCATCGGCACCCGGATAGAGATCCAGTCTACCGACGCGCCGCCCCCGTCGGAAACTTTGGCCCGACAGGCACTGGCATTCGGCCCGGAGGTCAACGGCCTCCTCAAACAGCTCTCTGTTGCCGTGGTCGGCTGCGGCGGCACCGGAAGCCCGGTGGTCCAACTCCTCGCTCGCCTCGGCGTGGGGCACATCTTGGTCATCGATGATGACGTGGTCGAGCATTCCAACCTGAACCGCTTGTACGGCGCGACCCGGAAAGATGCCGACCACGCGGTGCCCAAGGTCGACGTCATGGCGCGCGAGGTGACAATGATGGGTCTCGACATCGAGATCCAGTCGGTGAGCGGCTGGGTGGATGCGCCGGACATCCGTGACGCGCTGAAATCCTGCGACATCATCTTCGGATGTACGGACGATCATTCCGGGCGCCTCTACTTGAACCGCATCGCGCATTTCTACCTGATACCGGTGATCGATGTCGGGTTGGTCCTAATGCCCCGTGACGATGGTGAGCCCGGCCTCCTCGAGATGGCCGCGCGGGTCAGCGTGCTGTTCCCGACGTCTGCTTGCCACGGTTGCCGGGGCACAGTCGATCGCGTCAGGGCCCGCGAGGAGGATCTCGAGCGATTGGACCCCGCCGAATATGAACGGCAGAAGACCGAGGCCTACGTCCGCGGTGCGGGCAATCCGGCACCGGCCGTGGTGACCTTCACCTCCGAGGCCGCCACCATGGCGGTGAACGAACTCCTTGCCGGTCTCGTTGACTTCCGCGGCAGCGGTGGGTGGACATGGCAACGCTATCGCAAGCTCGACAAGGGCTTCGAGCGTTCGCAAGCGGCACAGCCCCGGTCCGACTGTCCGGTTTGCGGCAGCGAGGAATACTGGGGGCTCGGCGACGTCGACCCGTTCCTGGATCGCATCGGGTGA
- a CDS encoding DUF6527 family protein produces the protein MTIVRDGVDKWACFHCPGGCGETIKLSLSKNRRPRWTAMSDWLRRPTISPSVRQTNECRCHFWIRQGRIDWCRDSPRRTCHATVRRSLKGS, from the coding sequence ATGACCATCGTGCGCGATGGTGTCGACAAGTGGGCCTGCTTCCACTGCCCCGGTGGGTGTGGTGAAACAATCAAGCTGTCCCTTAGCAAGAACCGGAGGCCTAGGTGGACGGCCATGTCAGACTGGTTGCGGCGCCCGACCATCTCGCCCTCGGTCCGCCAGACAAACGAATGCCGGTGTCACTTCTGGATCCGGCAGGGGCGGATAGACTGGTGTAGGGACAGCCCACGCCGAACATGCCACGCCACTGTCAGGCGTAGCTTGAAGGGCAGCTAG
- a CDS encoding Fic family protein, protein MARLDQDILDFIAGNPGVGRDAIRKGAARDVSETTVWRVLKRLVDEGRLEVSGKGRATGYQLAGSTVVRAHLTVPYNRRSPISYKPEFLDAYVPDKTWYLPQADRDRMLEAGRPQGSAMPAGTYARRILEQLLVDLSWASSRMEGNTYDILQTERLIRFGEEAEGKDRKEALMILNHKEAIQYVVDNLEEVSLRRPDLFAIHALLSDGLLADPAMSGRLRAMPVGISHSSYRPLDDAVTIEEEFDILLQKATQITNPFEQSFFLLVHIPYLQGFADINKRTSRVASNIPLLKSDLAPMSFTTMDDRDYIDGLIGIYELNNVSLFREVYIDAYLASAEKYRVLRAEVESPHKAAIAYRDFVRAAVRRSVLEFKGFRYDDVMIMAAEAGVPKADQESVVAYVAEQLAGLHEGNAIRYRLKPEDLTGVTLA, encoded by the coding sequence ATGGCCCGGTTAGACCAAGACATCCTTGATTTCATCGCCGGAAATCCAGGTGTCGGGCGCGATGCGATCCGTAAAGGAGCAGCAAGGGACGTAAGTGAAACGACCGTTTGGCGCGTGCTCAAGAGGCTCGTTGACGAAGGTCGTCTCGAGGTATCTGGCAAAGGAAGGGCGACGGGCTATCAGCTTGCAGGCTCGACGGTCGTGCGCGCCCATCTTACCGTACCGTATAACAGGCGCTCACCGATCTCCTACAAGCCTGAGTTCCTGGACGCCTACGTACCTGACAAGACTTGGTACTTGCCGCAGGCTGACCGGGATCGAATGCTGGAGGCGGGACGGCCTCAAGGCAGTGCAATGCCAGCCGGCACGTATGCGCGGCGCATCCTCGAACAGCTATTGGTCGACCTTAGTTGGGCGTCCTCGCGGATGGAGGGCAACACCTACGACATTCTGCAAACGGAGCGGCTTATCCGGTTCGGCGAGGAAGCCGAGGGCAAGGATCGCAAAGAAGCTTTGATGATCCTGAACCACAAAGAGGCCATCCAATATGTCGTGGATAACCTGGAAGAAGTCAGTCTCCGTCGTCCTGACCTCTTCGCAATCCATGCGCTCTTGTCCGATGGCCTGCTGGCTGATCCGGCAATGTCCGGACGTTTGCGAGCTATGCCTGTCGGGATTTCGCATTCGAGCTACAGGCCGCTTGATGATGCTGTTACCATCGAAGAGGAGTTTGACATCCTGCTTCAGAAAGCAACGCAGATCACGAACCCTTTCGAGCAGTCATTCTTCTTGCTTGTGCATATTCCTTATTTGCAAGGATTTGCTGACATCAATAAGCGCACGTCCCGTGTTGCCTCCAACATTCCCTTGTTGAAGTCCGACCTTGCGCCGATGTCGTTCACAACGATGGATGACCGGGACTATATTGATGGGTTGATTGGCATCTATGAGCTAAACAACGTGTCCCTCTTTCGGGAAGTGTACATCGATGCCTACCTTGCTTCGGCGGAGAAGTACCGGGTCCTCAGAGCAGAGGTAGAAAGTCCGCACAAAGCGGCGATTGCATACAGAGACTTTGTCCGTGCTGCAGTCAGACGAAGCGTTCTTGAGTTCAAGGGTTTTCGATACGATGACGTTATGATCATGGCGGCGGAGGCTGGTGTCCCCAAGGCTGATCAAGAGAGCGTAGTCGCATACGTGGCTGAGCAGCTAGCGGGTTTGCATGAAGGCAATGCTATTCGCTATCGCCTCAAGCCGGAAGATCTCACAGGTGTCACGCTTGCCTAA
- a CDS encoding SMC-Scp complex subunit ScpB produces MARDHHDNDLDRELEELPQDLRWREWMRRIEAVLFASASPVPREDLARIVGQGVSVELLIEDLVADLEGRSFEVVKVSGGWMMRTRPAYAPAIKAAADVGDQDLGLREYDVAVLAAIAYHQPIDRDGLKDIFGKEISRDLIGRLHAQDLIGTGPRSPRRGAPYTYVTTENFLVAFDLESLQDLPDREQLVDAGMVARG; encoded by the coding sequence ATGGCCCGGGATCATCACGACAACGATCTGGATCGCGAGCTGGAGGAGCTGCCACAAGATTTGCGCTGGCGCGAATGGATGCGCCGAATTGAGGCGGTATTGTTTGCCTCCGCATCGCCCGTGCCGCGCGAAGACCTGGCTCGCATCGTGGGGCAGGGGGTATCAGTGGAGCTCTTGATCGAAGATCTTGTTGCTGATCTCGAGGGGCGATCGTTCGAGGTGGTCAAAGTGTCGGGTGGCTGGATGATGCGCACGCGACCGGCCTATGCACCGGCCATCAAAGCTGCGGCGGATGTGGGAGACCAAGACCTCGGTCTGCGCGAATACGATGTCGCGGTCTTGGCCGCCATCGCTTATCACCAGCCGATCGACCGGGACGGGCTCAAGGATATCTTTGGCAAAGAGATCAGCCGTGATCTGATTGGGAGGTTGCATGCGCAAGACCTGATCGGGACGGGGCCACGGTCGCCGCGACGCGGTGCGCCCTATACCTACGTGACGACCGAAAATTTCCTCGTGGCGTTCGATCTGGAGTCGCTTCAGGACCTGCCTGATCGCGAGCAGTTGGTGGATGCGGGTATGGTCGCGAGGGGATAG
- a CDS encoding DUF1403 family protein, whose protein sequence is MTYVADSFDTLPPMHAWVTSARAKAAEDVAFLSGAALSHLHLVVNREDVPQALLRARLALRAAEVCMTHLGRPERAGELRDAVGFLQPGDSPGPAGEVLLSWQKAVERPVSIKALHRSLPQVEAEQIATWLDAAGQGAPVARAAIVLSAVLEDRPRDLSSALLLADAALAQSLGWTHVVPLLGLGLKRADIRKTGSDLHVACHQAIRSAAIEAVREAASLSRRASKLREVVPKLRAKGAEDAVAQFLGCDALPPMVLTSLRSDRAARRFCDRLVDLGAVRELTGRDTFRLYGL, encoded by the coding sequence ATGACATATGTCGCCGACAGCTTCGATACACTACCGCCGATGCACGCCTGGGTCACCTCTGCAAGGGCGAAAGCTGCTGAAGACGTGGCATTTTTGTCGGGTGCAGCGCTCTCGCACCTTCATCTTGTGGTGAATAGAGAAGACGTCCCCCAAGCCTTGTTGCGCGCACGGCTTGCGTTGCGCGCGGCGGAGGTCTGCATGACCCATTTGGGTCGTCCAGAAAGGGCAGGGGAGTTACGGGACGCTGTTGGATTTCTGCAGCCTGGTGACAGTCCCGGACCCGCGGGCGAGGTCCTTCTGTCCTGGCAGAAGGCAGTTGAGCGACCCGTCTCGATCAAGGCGCTCCACCGATCGCTGCCGCAGGTGGAGGCGGAGCAGATTGCGACATGGCTCGATGCGGCAGGGCAGGGGGCGCCGGTTGCACGCGCGGCGATTGTCTTATCCGCTGTTCTCGAAGATCGTCCTCGGGATTTATCGTCCGCATTGCTCTTGGCGGATGCGGCATTGGCGCAGTCTTTGGGTTGGACCCATGTTGTTCCACTTCTCGGCCTCGGTCTCAAACGGGCTGACATTCGCAAGACCGGAAGCGACCTGCATGTGGCATGTCATCAAGCGATCCGATCGGCGGCTATTGAAGCCGTACGAGAAGCGGCCTCCCTTAGCCGCCGGGCGTCAAAGCTGCGCGAGGTTGTGCCCAAGCTGCGTGCCAAAGGGGCGGAGGATGCTGTTGCACAGTTTCTCGGCTGTGATGCGCTCCCACCGATGGTTCTCACTTCGTTGCGTTCGGATCGTGCCGCGCGTCGGTTTTGCGATCGCCTGGTCGACCTCGGCGCGGTGCGGGAACTGACGGGTCGGGATACGTTCCGACTCTATGGGCTGTAG
- a CDS encoding TniQ family protein, producing the protein MTVSVRLSVAPRPFRNELLSFWTVRVAARYGLDVPDMTTWLAGQGSGIPSHRLIDDIAPDPDLLWLWARACRIDPARLTRLSLAFHYPDRAPAWTLERSEAPVCLACFDEDRARGRDSYLRFAWRLAEHLVCPAHRQMLHDRWPGLQRSAASAFSVLERLAAPVLQQVWQFANQQGRGAGSQF; encoded by the coding sequence ATGACGGTATCGGTGCGGCTATCGGTTGCGCCACGTCCTTTCCGAAACGAACTCCTGTCTTTCTGGACGGTCCGGGTGGCCGCCCGCTATGGCCTGGACGTTCCGGACATGACCACCTGGCTCGCGGGGCAGGGGAGCGGAATACCGTCGCATCGCCTTATTGACGATATTGCTCCCGACCCCGATCTGCTCTGGCTGTGGGCGCGGGCCTGCCGCATTGACCCCGCGCGACTGACCCGCCTCTCTTTGGCTTTCCACTACCCCGATCGCGCCCCTGCATGGACCCTCGAGCGATCTGAGGCGCCGGTCTGTCTCGCCTGCTTCGACGAAGATCGGGCGCGAGGTCGCGACAGTTACTTGCGATTTGCCTGGAGACTGGCCGAGCACCTCGTCTGTCCAGCCCACCGGCAGATGCTGCACGACCGCTGGCCCGGCTTGCAGCGCTCAGCTGCGAGTGCCTTCTCAGTTTTGGAACGGCTTGCTGCGCCCGTTCTGCAGCAGGTGTGGCAGTTTGCTAACCAGCAGGGGAGGGGTGCCGGATCACAATTTTGA
- a CDS encoding TniB family NTP-binding protein — protein MGFDQAGKALARLDSLLTYPPRDRMPCLLIYGDTGMGKTKIVRKFERAHPPKFCQVKGVDHRPVVVAQVPSEPIERDLYREVLAAMGAPAMAGGTLAREKDVCRSLLRTVEAKMIILDEVNGMLAGTFRQQRIFLNAIRFLANDLRIPLVCAETYLARQALLTDAQLAERFEAFHLTSWQNDAAFAGLLKSFERILPLRQASDLMSAETRTRIHNLTSGVTARIFRLIETAAEDAIRTGKERIDVESFGDGLVLPLVSMTQVPRRRGKRSPHPAVA, from the coding sequence ATTGGATTTGATCAGGCAGGGAAGGCCCTTGCGCGGTTGGACAGCCTGCTGACTTACCCTCCTCGTGACCGGATGCCGTGCCTGTTGATCTACGGCGATACCGGCATGGGCAAGACGAAGATCGTGCGCAAGTTCGAACGGGCGCACCCGCCCAAATTCTGCCAGGTCAAGGGTGTCGATCACCGTCCTGTGGTGGTGGCACAAGTGCCATCGGAGCCCATCGAGCGCGATCTCTACCGCGAAGTCTTGGCGGCCATGGGCGCGCCAGCGATGGCCGGGGGGACACTGGCTCGCGAGAAGGATGTCTGCCGGTCGCTTCTCCGTACCGTAGAGGCAAAGATGATCATCCTCGACGAGGTGAACGGCATGCTGGCTGGCACCTTTCGGCAGCAGCGGATTTTTCTCAATGCAATCAGGTTTCTGGCCAATGATCTGCGGATCCCGCTTGTTTGCGCCGAAACCTATCTCGCGCGCCAAGCGCTGCTGACCGACGCACAGCTTGCGGAGCGGTTCGAGGCGTTCCACCTCACGTCCTGGCAAAACGATGCCGCATTCGCAGGCCTTCTGAAGAGTTTCGAGCGCATCCTACCCCTGCGGCAGGCTTCAGATCTGATGAGTGCCGAGACAAGAACCCGCATCCACAACCTCACCTCCGGCGTGACTGCACGTATCTTCCGCCTGATCGAGACAGCGGCGGAAGACGCGATCCGCACGGGTAAGGAGCGGATCGACGTGGAGAGTTTCGGCGATGGTCTTGTGCTGCCGTTGGTCTCGATGACCCAGGTGCCGCGACGGCGGGGGAAACGTTCGCCGCATCCGGCAGTGGCATGA